In the genome of Aspergillus luchuensis IFO 4308 DNA, chromosome 2, nearly complete sequence, one region contains:
- a CDS encoding SDR family oxidoreductase (COG:Q;~EggNog:ENOG410Q98D;~InterPro:IPR036291,IPR002347,IPR020904;~PFAM:PF00106,PF13561;~go_function: GO:0016491 - oxidoreductase activity [Evidence IEA];~go_process: GO:0055114 - oxidation-reduction process [Evidence IEA]), translated as MSKKHTVLITGCSDGGLGSHLALQFQAAGWRVFATARNLSKLKEAKKSGLEILHLDTLSNDSIRKCVAEVSELTGGSLDALVNNAGAGYSMPVMDIDIQKGRDLFELNVWSIISVTRAFLPLLMRSTREGGALLVNHGSLSGTIAATGPFAGVYNASKAAAASFTENLRLELQPWNIRVINLLTGAVRSNFHVNAPRPELPSNSLFNIAKDIVEQAMDNSDDSGDTDPATWARQVVQELSKRSPAYWIWRGKFSTLVRLGNILPLGFFDRIMKKMVGLDVIEQRVKQQERSS; from the coding sequence ATGTCTAAGAAGCATACTGTCCTAATTACCGGCTGCTCTGATGGCGGTCTCGGCTCCCATCTTGCCCTCCAATTCCAGGCAGCCGGATGGCGCGTCTTTGCCACAGCTCGAAATTTGTCCAAGCTCAAGGAGGCTAAGAAGTCGGGCCTTGAAATACTTCATCTCGACACCCTGTCTAACGACTCCATCCGCAAATGCGTTGCTGAGGTTAGTGAGCTGACCGGCGGGTCACTTGATGCGCTGGTCAATAATGCGGGCGCTGGGTACTCAATGCCAGTCATGGACATCGACATCCAAAAGGGGCGTGATCTTTTCGAGCTCAATGTCTGGTCTATCATCAGTGTGACGCGGGCATTCCTTCCACTTCTCATGCGGTCAACTCGCGAAGGCGGCGCCCTGCTCGTTAACCATGGCTCGCTTTCTGGAACTATTGCAGCCACTGGCCCCTTTGCAGGTGTATACAATGCctccaaggcagcagcagctagcTTCACCGAGAATCTACGATTAGAGCTGCAGCCGTGGAATATTAGAGTCATCAACTTGCTAACGGGTGCTGTGCGATCCAATTTTCACGTCAATGCGCCACGTCCCGAGTTGCCTTCAAATTCGCTCTTCAATATTGCCAAGGATATCGTTGAACAAGCCATGGATAACTCAGACGATTCTGGTGATACTGATCCAGCGACATGGGCACGCCAGGTTGTGCAAGAACTCAGCAAACGCAGCCCTGCGTATTGGATCTGGCGAGGCAAGTTCTCGACATTGGTAAGACTGGGTAACATTCTTCCACTGGGCTTCTTCGATCGCATAATGAAGAAAATGGTAGGACTTGACGTGATTGAACAAAGGGTCAAGCAGCAAGAAAGGTCTTCTTGA